The sequence CAGCTCGTCCAGGCCGCCGAGCGGGATCGGGAAGGCGTCGGCGGCATGGGTGAGGGCGACGGCCACCGGGTCGGTGTCGTCCTCCTCGACGCCGCCCTCCCGGATCCGGGCGAGCAGGGCCCGGGTCTCCTGGAGCCGTGCCACCTTCACGTCGTCGGCCAGATCGCCGTCGCCGATGTCGTCGACACGCCGTGAGAACGCGTACAGCGCCGACATGGCGCGCCGCTTCGGTGTGGGCAGCAGCCGGATGCCGTACGCGAAGTTACGGGCCTGCTGTCCGGTCACCGTCTCGCAGTAGCGGTAGGCGGCGAGCACCGGTGCGGACACGTGCGACGCAGACTCCACGGTCCGGATCACCCCTCTCCTCGCAGAATCACGCCCGCCTCACGCAGCAACTGGACCTTGCCTGGTTTGGGCGGGCCGGGAAGAACGTCGTATTCGGCGGCGGCGATCGCGCGGACCGCCGCCCTTCCCCCCGCCACGAACCCCGCGAGCAGCAGCTTCAACCTGCCGTGGACGCTACCCACCAGGGGGGCGCCTTCATTCAGCAGATCGCGGGCGCGTTGTGCTTCGTATGCAACCAGGGCGCGCATCGATGCGCCCGCGGTTTTCGCGGACAGATCCGTTTCCGTGACATGGAAGCGCTTCATGTCCTCGGCCGGGAGGTAGACCCGGTCGCGGCGGAAGTCCTCGGCGACGTCCTGGAGGTGTTCCACGATCTGGAGCGCGGTGCAGATCGCGTCGGACAGACGGATCCGCTCGGGGGTCGAGGTGCCGGTGACGGCGAGGACGAGGCGGCCGACGGGGTTGGCGGACAGTTCGCAGTAGGCGAGGAGGTCGTCGTACGTCTCGTACCGGGTGACGAGCTGGTCCTGGCGGTTGGCGGCGATCAGGCCGAGGAACGGCTCGGGGGTGAGCGCCCGGCGCCGTACGACGGGCTGGAGCCGGCGCAGCAGGGGATGGCCCGGGGTGCCGTCGAAGACCCGGCGCAGATCGGCCTCGAAGGCGTCGAGCAGCAGCAGCCGGTCGCCGGCGTCGGTGGCCGACACGCCGAGCAGTTCGGCGTCGGCTCCGCCGGGGGCGAGGTCGCCGTCGCCGATGTCGTCGACCAGACGGGCGAAGCCGTAGACCG is a genomic window of Streptomyces sp. WP-1 containing:
- the hpnC gene encoding squalene synthase HpnC; translation: MTATRPAPDLERATLDKAASENFPVAPFFLPRDWRDDLMAVYGFARLVDDIGDGDLAPGGADAELLGVSATDAGDRLLLLDAFEADLRRVFDGTPGHPLLRRLQPVVRRRALTPEPFLGLIAANRQDQLVTRYETYDDLLAYCELSANPVGRLVLAVTGTSTPERIRLSDAICTALQIVEHLQDVAEDFRRDRVYLPAEDMKRFHVTETDLSAKTAGASMRALVAYEAQRARDLLNEGAPLVGSVHGRLKLLLAGFVAGGRAAVRAIAAAEYDVLPGPPKPGKVQLLREAGVILRGEG